A stretch of DNA from Candidatus Binatia bacterium:
GTGCGCGTCCACAACGGCGGCGAGCCTCTGCAGCACGCGCCGTCGCTCTGCTGGGCTCGTTTTTGCCCAGTGCGATTCGAATGCTGTGCGGGCCGCCTTGACGGCACGATCGACGTCCACATCGTCTGCCTCCGCGATTTCGCCCCACCGCTCACCGGTTGCCGGGTCGGTCACGGGCATTCGCTTCGAACCGTGGGGCTCTGCCCAAGCTCCCGCAATAAAAAGGCGTGGTTGCGGAATACAGGAAAGCGATGCGCGCGCGGTCGAATGATCGATCATGCTGCTCACCTACAAGAAAGGCCGAACCGCAATCCGCCGGTACCCGCCCTGTCCGGCTGAGCCCGTAGCGGCTGCGGTAAACGCCTCGTCCATTTGATCGAGCGAGAAAGTTTCTGCTGCAATGGAGTGAAGTGGGTAGCGATGCTGATTGCGTCGCAAAAACTCCACGGCTTGGAAGAGAGTGCGCGCGGGGTACAGTGAGACCCCGATCACCGATCGGTTTGGACCGATGAGCAGCGACGGATCGGCGGCAAAGGTGCGACCGGGCACCACGCTCCCCAGCGCTAAGTAGCGGCCTCCCCGGGCGAGCATGCGGATACCCTCGGGGTAGGGATCCGGTGTGCCAGCGACTTCGACGACCACATCGGCGCCCCAGTTGCCGGTTAGCTTCTGGACTTCCGCGGTGCGGGCCCGTGGGTCTGGAAACTCCGGGAGAGCGATTGTGGCGTCGGCACCCAGTGCTTGCGCCAGACGCAAGCGGGCTTCACTGCCGTCAATGACGACAATCGGGTTTGCTCCCATTTCCTTGGCTACGGCGACTGCATAAAGGCCGAGACCGCCGGCGCCTTGGATGACCAGAGATTCACCCCACCTCAAGTCCACCCGCTCGAGGCCGAAGAGCACTTGCGCTAATGCGCAGTTCGCGCCCGCGAGCTCTACGTCGCTCAGTTCCGCGGGAGCTCGAAACCGGGCTTGGCCAGCACGGATGACGTAGTACTCTCCGAAACCGCCCACGAAGTGAGGCGGGAACTCACAAGGGCGATGCACGCTGATCAGGCTCATGGCGCATGCGTGTTCCTTCCCTCGCAAGCACACGGGGCATCGGCGGCAGGGAACGTAGTAGGCCCACACGATGCGGTCGCCCTCGCGTAAAGGCGTGCCGCGAGAATCCGTTTCGGCCTGAGCACCAAGTGCGGCTACGGTGCCAGTAGCCTCGTGCCCCAAAACGGTCGGCGGAAGGCGGCCCATGCGCTCCATTTCGCCCTTCCATACATGGACATCGGAGCCGCAAACGTTCGCCTGGTGCACGCGCACGAGAATTTCGCCAGGCCCAGGCTCGGGTATGGGATACGTTCTGATCTCGAACCTTTGGTTGGGTCCAACAAATACGGCAACGCGCCCTTGATTGGCCATTGGTTACCCCCGGGTTCGTGCGGGCACTCCGCCCGTGGAAATGCGAGCCGTCATCGGCATCAGGCTTCGGGCAATCCCGTCAAATGACGGGCAATGATGCGGCGCTGGATCTGTCCGGTCCCTTCGACAATATCCATTGCTTTCACATCCCTGAACCACTTTTCTACTAGTCCGTCTTTGGTCGCGCCCGTGTCGGCAACGATTTCCATCGCCAGCGCTGTGGCTTCTTGCGCAACTTGCGGGCAATACGCTTTTGCCATCGATGCTTCGGCGACATTTGGCTGTTGGACGTCGGCTAAGTACGCGGCTTGCCAGCAAAGGAGTCGCCCGCAAGCAATTTTCCGCTCGATCCACGCAAGCTTGTCGAGCATGCGGCGGTAGCGCGGAAGCGGTCGCGAGCTGGCGTAAGCTGCTCGAACGAAGTCGCGCGCATGGTCGTAGGCGGCCCGTGCAATACCGATTGCCATGGCAGCCACCACTGGCCGCGTGGCGTTGAAGCTTTGCATGGCCCCCTTGAACCCGGCACGCTCTCGATAGGATTCCTCGCCACCGAGAAGATTCGCACCGGGTACACGGCACTCTTCGAACACGAGAGCCGCGCTTTCGTACGCAATCAGGCCCATTTTGTTCTCGATGCGGTCCACTCGGAATCCGGGGGTTCCCCTTTCGACCACAAAGGCACGATGCCCTTCGCGGCCGAGAGCCGGGTCGACGGTGGCCCATACCACCACCCAATCGGCCCGCGCGCCGTTGGAGCAAAACATTTTTTCCCCATCGAGGACCCAATAGTCTCCCTGGCGACGTGCGCGAGTCCGAATCGCGGCAACATCCGAACCGGCTCCCGGTTCGGTCATGGCGAACGCCCCCCAATGGGGTTTGTCGGGGTCGTTGAAAATCCCGAGAAAGCGTTTCTTTTGTTCCGGGGTCCCGAGAAGAGCGATCGGGGGGCCGCCGAGTCCGGGACCCGGGAGCGCTACCGCGACGCCGCGGTCCCAGTAAGACATTTCTTCAGCGAGCAGTACGTTGCGCCGCGTCGTGAAGCGCTGCCCGGAGGCGGCACGCTCGTCGTCCCCCCAGACGCGCCGACCAATGCCGAGCTTCCAGACTAGCTCGAAGAAAGGATGATCCGGCGGAATCGGACGATGCTGGCGGTCTGCTTCGAGGCCGAGCGGGCGCATGTGTTCGCGTCCCAACCAACCAATGATCTCGAGCATTTGCTGGGTTTCACGGTCGATGTCGAATTGGAGCATAGGGCCTCTCCGACCGCCGGCGCTCAAGCCCAGGCGTGTTGGGGTGCAAGGTCGCGCAGCTCGGGAATGACGTACCGTTGCATCAGTTCCATGCTGTGGATGACCTTCTGGTGGTCCAGCCCGCCAAGGCGGGTCCAGCACAGCAAAGTCGTGAAGCCAAACAAATCGTGTAACTGGCGAATCCGTTCCACGCATTCCACGGGAGATCCGCACACCACAGCCCCCGCCATTTGCAGTTGCTCCCAAGTCACTTGTGCTGCCATATCCCGGACACCCACGTAGGGCTCATAGGTCTTGATGGGCGACTCGCCCGGTGGTGGAGCGATGTACTTGGCAAACGTCCGGTAGTACCAAATGACCGGGTCCGCGAAGTCTCGCGCCGCTTGCTCGGCCGTATCACTCACATACACCATCACCAGTGCGGCGATCTCTCGGGTGGCGGGGTCGTGCCCGTGCGCGACCAGTGCCTTGCGATAGGTATTCAGGTTCTCCACGCCAGAGCTTCCCCCAAAGCCGAAAACAGGGGCACACAGCAAGTTGAATCCTCGCTCTCCGGCTAAAAGGAAGCTTTCTGGACTGAGCGCGGCCATCCACACCGGTGGATGCGGCTTCTGGTACGGCTTGGGCCGCACGGGAAGATCCTGAACTCGGTAATGGTTCCCGGAAAAGTTCACCCGCTCTTGAGTCCACGCCTGAAGGACGATGTCGAGCGCCTCGAAAAACATGGTGCGGGATTGCGACTGGTCGATGCCGTATCCCCGAAACTCGTGCGGCTGGTATCCGCGGCCTACGCCAAAATCCACACGGCCATCGCTCATGAGATCCAGAAGTGCGAACTCCTCTGCGACACGCACAGGGTTGTGAAAGGGAAGAATGACGATCCCAGTTCCCAACCGAATGCGACGCGTCACCGGCACGAGCGCGGCAAGCATCAATGCAGTGGACACGCAGTAGCCGTATTCGGAGAAGTGATGCTCCGCCGGCCATACGGAGTCGAAGCCCAGCTCCTCTGCCGCCTGCAGAATTTCCATTTGCTCGTGTACGACTTGGTGTTCGGTTTTCCCCGCTGGGTTTTCCAAAAGATGCAGCATTCCAAACTTCATCGTCGATCCTCCTGGCCGGCCCGATCGCTTCGCTTGGCGACCTCGAATCCCATTTGGTCCCACCTGTTCAAATCCTCGCAGGCGCCGTCGCGCCCTCCGGCGAGCAGCGATAGGATCCGGGCGTCACGCATCCACTTCTCGACAGGGTGGTCGCGAAGAAATCCGTGACCACCGAGCAGTTGCACGGCTTCGCGCGTACAAAACAAAGCGGCCTCCGCGGCTTCGAGGAAGGCATGTGCCGCGTGGCGAGGCGCATCGGCATCTTTGTCGTCATAAGCCTTGGCCGCAAACCACGTTGCCAGACGCGCTGCCGCGATACTCGTGTGCATGTCGGCGAGCAAAAACGCCGGCGCTTGGTGTTGCGCAATGGGCCGGCCAAAGACCCGCCGCTGGCGCGCGTATTCCAACGCGTATTCCAGCGCAGCACGGGACACGCCCACGAGCATCGCCGCTAAAGCGATCCGCACGTGGGCCCAGACTCGGTCCGATGTTGCGGGTGTAGTACATAGCCAACGAGGGACGGCGTGGTCGAATTGAACAGCCGAGGCCCCAGCCGCTTCGACACCGGCGGGCTGGAGGGGGCGACAGGAGAACAAGCTTGCATCCAAGAGCACCAGGCCTGTCTCCGTGCGAAGCAACAGCCAATTAGGGGCACGTGCGGCGACAAAGGGTAGGTTTCCGGAAAGACGTCCTGGTTGGACTTCTGTTACGTGTTCCCGGGCATCGCTGAACGCCAGGCGTTGCTCCGGGTCGGCATCAAAAGCAGCGAGGAGTCGGGCTCTGTCGCTGTCGGGAATCTCTTGGAGAACGGGCTCAAGCCAGGATAAATTTTCCAGCGCCAGGGTCGCCCCAGCATCCCCCCAGCCGCATTCCTCGAGCACCAGACATTTGGCCACTGCACCCTGCCCCGAGCCACCGAAATGCTCGGGAACCTCCATCGTAGAAAATCCTAAGTCGCGGTACTGCCGGGCAACGGCGGCGGAGACGCCGGCTTGCTCGTGCTGGCGGGCAGAGGGGCGTAACACCTCGAGGGCAAATGCGTGGGCCGTTTTGCGAGCAAGTTCTTCTTCTGGCTCGAAGGCAAACTCGAACATGGCACTGCCAGTCAACGTTCGTAAGAAAACGCGCAGATCATGTACATTTGCGACTCTCCGGCGGCAGCGTTCTCCCAAAAGTGAGGGATATCGCCTTTGAAGTGTAAGACGTCGCCCGGACCGAGTAGGTATTCTTGACCGCGAATTTCAAAGCGAATGCGCCCCTTCACGCCGATGACGATCTCCTCGCCGCGGTACGTGATGGGCACCTCCCGCCCGCTTTTCGCTCCAGGTCCGACTCGGATCAAAAAGCCCTCCATCCGAGGGTGCACGAGCCGCTCGGCGATGTGTTCGATGGATATGGGGGCAGATTTGATTTCACTCACCCGCGCTTCGCCGCGGGGCGTAAATCGCAGGTCCGAGGGCGGATCGTCGGCCTCCGCGAAGTAACTGATGGGGCGGCCGAGCGCTTCCGCGAGACGAATGCAAACCGCGAGAGAAGGAACGAGTTTGCTGTTCTCGATCTTGAGGATGGTACTAGGTGCCAATCCTGCTTTTTGGCCCAACTCCCGCAACGTAAGCCCAGCCTCTTCCCGAGCACGGCGAAACTTCTCCGCCGCCTGCCGCAGGGATGTTCGCAGCCGCTCTTCTCGCTCCCGCCGTGCCAATTTCTCTTTCATACGACGAGCATATGCCCTATCGGCAACTCTGTTGTCAATAGGCAACATGCGCACCGAGCAGTGTCGACTTGTAGCGGACCTAAAGCCAATTCAGTAAAAGGCGCAGGATCTTTGGGAGAAGCGCATTGAAAGCGGCGGCCCGTCAGGAAGAGCGAGAACTGTTTGCCGTTGTGAATCCTGTTGCTGGAGCGGGCAGGACGCGGCGGCGATGGCCGGCTATTGCTGCGGAACTGGGACGACGGGGGTTTCGCGTGCGCTCTCACTTTACCGAGGCACCGGGCTGGGCGACGGCAAAGGTTCGGGAGTGGTTGCAAGCCGGCGTGCGGCATGTCGTCGCAGTTGGGGGTGATGGTACCGTCAACGAAGTAGCCAACGGCTTTTTTCTCGACGGCGAGCCTATTGCCCCCGACGCGGTTCTGTCGGTGGTACCCTCGGGAACCGGGCACGACTTCGCGCGCAGCGTGGGCATCCAGTCAGTGACCTCGGCTCTCGATGCTCTCGCTACTGGGAACGTACGCTCGATCGACGTGTGCCACGCTGCATTTTTTCAGAATGGCCGACGAGCCACTCGATATTTCTTCAACGCCGCGGATGTCGGCCTGGGAGCGGCTGCGGCGCAAGCAGTCAATCGGTCACGCAAGCTCCTCGGCGGGTTGTGGACATACGTTGCGGGCGCCATCCGGGCGCTGTGGTCTTTCCGGCCGGTGGTGACGGAAGTGGTGGTCGATGGACAGCAACTGAGCTCGGGCGCGACGGAAATGGTCTTGATCGCCAACGGCCGCTTCCATGCTGGAGGCATGCGGATGGCCCCGATGGCCGATCCCGCCGATGGCTGGTTGGAGGTGTTGGTTCTGAAGCAGGTCTCACGGCTGCATCTGTTGTTGTCGCTTTTGCCGCGGGTTCTCAACGGCACCCATCTCCATGACCGCGCTCTCGCTTACCAACGCGGCCGACGAGTGGTCGTACGCTCCGCGGAGCCACTGTTGTTCGAGATGGACGGCGAGCAACCTGGGACGACGGACGTACAAGTGGAAGTGGTTCCCCGGGCGTTGCAGGTGACGTCGGCCTGATCAGGGGTGGGCGCCTTCCCTCCGGGCTCGTGTCCTCGTTACCGAGGCAAAACTAGGGAAAACGACCGCAACTGGTGCGCTCGCAAGGTACAGCGGAGCGCATCGCCGGACCATTGAAAAGTTTCCTTCGTGAGCTTGCCGTCCAAGCGAACGCTACGAACTTTGACTACGGGAAAGCCGATCCGAACGCAGGCCTCGATTTCGCGACTCCATGGGTTCGACAACCGTAGCCAGAGCGCACGGCCTCGCGGAGCCGGAAGAAGGGCGCTCAGGAGCACATCTCGTGGTTCGATCGCCAGAAGCGAATGCCCGGGTGATAGGATGGGGTCGTTGCCCCCAGGTGTAGCCCACATGCCTGCGGCCAGATCTTCTGCCGAATGTGCGTCCACACCTTCGCTGAGAGCCAAGCGCGCGGATAGCGGCCCGAGACACTGCGCTCCCGGAGTGGGAATGGTTGGTCCGGCAAGCTCGGGTCGAGTCTTTAAACCCGGTAACGAAAGCCATCCGACCGCGCGCAGTAAAGTGATGGCAATGATGCCATCTGGGGTCACTTCAGCCTCCGGCA
This window harbors:
- a CDS encoding zinc-binding alcohol dehydrogenase, coding for MANQGRVAVFVGPNQRFEIRTYPIPEPGPGEILVRVHQANVCGSDVHVWKGEMERMGRLPPTVLGHEATGTVAALGAQAETDSRGTPLREGDRIVWAYYVPCRRCPVCLRGKEHACAMSLISVHRPCEFPPHFVGGFGEYYVIRAGQARFRAPAELSDVELAGANCALAQVLFGLERVDLRWGESLVIQGAGGLGLYAVAVAKEMGANPIVVIDGSEARLRLAQALGADATIALPEFPDPRARTAEVQKLTGNWGADVVVEVAGTPDPYPEGIRMLARGGRYLALGSVVPGRTFAADPSLLIGPNRSVIGVSLYPARTLFQAVEFLRRNQHRYPLHSIAAETFSLDQMDEAFTAAATGSAGQGGYRRIAVRPFL
- a CDS encoding acyl-CoA dehydrogenase translates to MLQFDIDRETQQMLEIIGWLGREHMRPLGLEADRQHRPIPPDHPFFELVWKLGIGRRVWGDDERAASGQRFTTRRNVLLAEEMSYWDRGVAVALPGPGLGGPPIALLGTPEQKKRFLGIFNDPDKPHWGAFAMTEPGAGSDVAAIRTRARRQGDYWVLDGEKMFCSNGARADWVVVWATVDPALGREGHRAFVVERGTPGFRVDRIENKMGLIAYESAALVFEECRVPGANLLGGEESYRERAGFKGAMQSFNATRPVVAAMAIGIARAAYDHARDFVRAAYASSRPLPRYRRMLDKLAWIERKIACGRLLCWQAAYLADVQQPNVAEASMAKAYCPQVAQEATALAMEIVADTGATKDGLVEKWFRDVKAMDIVEGTGQIQRRIIARHLTGLPEA
- a CDS encoding luciferase, with the protein product MKFGMLHLLENPAGKTEHQVVHEQMEILQAAEELGFDSVWPAEHHFSEYGYCVSTALMLAALVPVTRRIRLGTGIVILPFHNPVRVAEEFALLDLMSDGRVDFGVGRGYQPHEFRGYGIDQSQSRTMFFEALDIVLQAWTQERVNFSGNHYRVQDLPVRPKPYQKPHPPVWMAALSPESFLLAGERGFNLLCAPVFGFGGSSGVENLNTYRKALVAHGHDPATREIAALVMVYVSDTAEQAARDFADPVIWYYRTFAKYIAPPPGESPIKTYEPYVGVRDMAAQVTWEQLQMAGAVVCGSPVECVERIRQLHDLFGFTTLLCWTRLGGLDHQKVIHSMELMQRYVIPELRDLAPQHAWA
- a CDS encoding DNA-binding protein, whose amino-acid sequence is MKEKLARREREERLRTSLRQAAEKFRRAREEAGLTLRELGQKAGLAPSTILKIENSKLVPSLAVCIRLAEALGRPISYFAEADDPPSDLRFTPRGEARVSEIKSAPISIEHIAERLVHPRMEGFLIRVGPGAKSGREVPITYRGEEIVIGVKGRIRFEIRGQEYLLGPGDVLHFKGDIPHFWENAAAGESQMYMICAFSYER
- a CDS encoding lipid kinase, producing the protein MKAAARQEERELFAVVNPVAGAGRTRRRWPAIAAELGRRGFRVRSHFTEAPGWATAKVREWLQAGVRHVVAVGGDGTVNEVANGFFLDGEPIAPDAVLSVVPSGTGHDFARSVGIQSVTSALDALATGNVRSIDVCHAAFFQNGRRATRYFFNAADVGLGAAAAQAVNRSRKLLGGLWTYVAGAIRALWSFRPVVTEVVVDGQQLSSGATEMVLIANGRFHAGGMRMAPMADPADGWLEVLVLKQVSRLHLLLSLLPRVLNGTHLHDRALAYQRGRRVVVRSAEPLLFEMDGEQPGTTDVQVEVVPRALQVTSA